The Pithys albifrons albifrons isolate INPA30051 chromosome 13, PitAlb_v1, whole genome shotgun sequence genome has a segment encoding these proteins:
- the LOC139677925 gene encoding olfactory receptor 12D1-like: protein MLNQTEVREFLLLGLTNIKGLQHFFFTSFLLLYLATLLGNGVIVTVVIAEPRLHTPMYFFLGNLSCLDIFYSTVTVPKMLSGFLLGQQSITFAGCLAQLHFFHFLGSAEGVLLAGMAYDRYVAICNPLHYVLVMSSRTCLLLSVASWVTGFVHAMVHSVMTSQLSFCGHNHIQHFFCDIKPLLNLACSRTSLNMTLLNVVTTSIVLGPFILVVPSYLYIISFLFYKVQSQEGRWKLFSTCASHLTVVALFYIPVLFNYTPPSSRNSTQKDMQVTLMYSAITPALNPLIYTLRNKEVKTALKKTLGRKLFPGGK from the coding sequence ATGCTGAACCAGACAGAGGTCAGAGAGTTCCTCCTTTTGGGCCTCACCAATATCAAGGGGCTGCAGCACTTTTTCTTCACCTCCTTTCTGCTGCTCTACTTGGCCACGCTGCTGGGAAATGGTGTCATTGTAACAGTGGTGATAGCTGAGCCTCGGCTCCACACGCCAATGTACTTCTTCCTGGGGAACCTGTCCTGCCTGGACATTTTCTACTCCACAGTCACTGTGCCGAAGATGTTGAGTGGCTTTCTCTTGGGGCAGCAGTCCATCACTTTTGCTGGGTGCTTGGCCCAGCTGCACTTCTTCCACttcctgggcagtgctgagggtgTGCTCCTGGCCGGGATGGCCTACGACCGATACGTGGCCATTTGCAACCCTCTGCACTATGTTCTGGTCATGAGCTCACGGACTTGTCTGCTGCTGTCTGTGGCCAGCTGGGTCACTGGATTTGTACATGCCATGGTGCACTCAGTCATGACCTCACAGCTCAGTTTCTGTGGCCACAACCACATTCAGCACTTCTTCTGTGACATCAAGCCACTGCTCAATTTGGCTTGCAGTAGAACCAGCCTCAACATGACACTCCTCAATGTTGTCACCACATCTATTGTTTTAGGCCCTTTCATTCTCGTAGTCCCTTCCTACCTCTATATTATCTCCTTCCTCTTCTATAAAGTCCAATCCCAGGAAGGAAGATGGAAACTCTTCTCCACCTGTGCCTCACACCTCACTGTTGTGGCACTGTTTTATATTCCAGTTCTCTTCAATTATACACCACCCTCCTCAAGAAACTCCACTCAAAAGGATATGCAAGTGACTCTCATGTACAGTGCTATCACCCCAGCTCTGAACCCCTTGATCTACACACTTAGGAACAAGGAGGTGAAAACTGCCCTGAAAAAAACCTTAGGGAGAAAACTCTTTCCTGGAGGAAAGTGA
- the LOC139677983 gene encoding olfactory receptor 10A7-like, whose amino-acid sequence MGPFQELKPGNQTITVPFLLLGFAFHGKMQLLFFPLIFIMFVATLIGNSLIIVITTTDPVLHTPMYYLLKNLALTEICYSLSIVPKMLTVLLVERKVISFTACALQQNCVVLFVTCECFLLGAMAYDRQVAICHPLHYATMMTRDRCFRMAVGSWLAGVPVALGFTTWLFNLPFCGRNTVDHFFCDVSPVLKMVCVDTALFELLIFIAIVMIVMIPFSLIAISYLRIIHAVLQIPSAGGQRRAFSTCAAHLVVVTLFYSTAGIVHLRPKSSLSSNMKKMVSLSYTVVTPMLNPIIYSLRNQEVKQSLRRCIDKWLHRKQMSCFSSCR is encoded by the coding sequence aTGGGACCATTTCAGGAATTGAAGCCAGGAAACCAAACCATCACTGTTCCCTTCTTACTTTTGGGGTTTGCCTTCCATGGCAAGATGCAGCTCCTATTTTTCCCACTGATTTTCATCATGTTTGTGGCCACCTTGATAGGGAACTCTCTAATTATTGTGATCACAACCACTGACCCTGTTCTACACACACCCATGTACTACCTCCTGAAGAACCTTGCCTTGACAGAGATCTGCTACAGCCTGAGCATTGTCCCCAAGATGCTCACAGTTCTGCTGGTGGAGAGAAAAGTTATTTCCTTCACAGCTTGTGCCTTGCAGCAAAACTGTGTTGTCCTTTTTGTCACCTGTGAGTGTTTCCTCTTAGGTGCAATGGCTTATGACCGGCAAGTGGCAATCTGTCATCCACTGCACTACGCCACTATGATGACCAGGGATCGCTGCTTCAGGATGGCTGTTGGGTCTTGGCTGGCTGGTGTCCCTGTGGCTCTGGGCTTCACCACATGGTTGTTCAACCTGCCCTTCTGTGGGAGAAACACAGTGGATCACTTCTTTTGTGATGTTTCCCCTGTGTTGAAGATGGTGTGTGTAGACACAGCCCTGTTTGAACTACTGATTTTCATTGCTATTGTCATGATAGTGATGATTCCCTTCTCTCTGATAGCCATCTCTTACCTTCGCATTATCCATGCTGTTCTTCAgatcccatcagctgggggcCAGAGACGAGCCTTTTCCACCTGTGCAGCTCACCTGGTGGTGGTGACTCTTTTCTACAGCACAGCTGGCATCGTTCACCTGCGACCCaagtccagcctctcatccaaTATGAAGAAAATGGTTTCCCTGTCTTACACAGTTGTCACCCCCATGCTCAACCCCATCATCTACAGCTTGAGGAATCAGGAAGTCAAGCAGAGCCTGAGGAGATGCATTGACAAGTGGTTACATAGGAAGCAGAtgtcttgtttttcttcatgcAGGTGA